Proteins co-encoded in one Hymenobacter swuensis DY53 genomic window:
- a CDS encoding alpha/beta hydrolase: protein MPSTQHLLLKQLLTAATGPLARQRPRLPAMRLAFELMSFGQLMPWNVFLEDADINGMPVEWVRPAQAQPGRVLLYLHGGGYVLGSLNTHRALVGTLAQRCRLSALAINYRKAPEYPFPAALDDALLAYRWLLAQGYEPANIMVAGDSAGGGLALALLVALRDAGDALPAAAIGLSPWTDLLLPVGTLRRVCQEESQVLEALEIRGWGPLYAAETSLAHPLVSPVQADLRGLPPLLIQISDAEVLGEDVQHFAAKARAAGTPVTLQVFEGLVHWWHLFWRFLPEARTALDQVAAFTHQVWSDKTSIAAKQAA from the coding sequence ATGCCCTCCACTCAACACCTGCTGCTCAAGCAGCTGCTTACAGCTGCCACCGGCCCGCTGGCCCGGCAGCGGCCCCGTCTGCCGGCCATGCGTCTGGCTTTCGAGCTGATGTCTTTTGGCCAACTGATGCCCTGGAACGTGTTTTTAGAAGACGCGGACATTAACGGCATGCCCGTTGAGTGGGTGCGGCCGGCCCAGGCCCAGCCTGGGCGGGTGCTGCTTTATCTGCACGGCGGGGGCTACGTGTTAGGCTCCCTGAACACGCACCGGGCACTGGTGGGCACGCTGGCGCAGCGGTGCCGCCTGTCGGCCCTGGCTATCAATTATCGTAAAGCCCCCGAATATCCGTTTCCGGCCGCCCTCGATGACGCGCTGCTGGCTTACCGCTGGCTGTTGGCGCAAGGCTACGAGCCCGCCAACATCATGGTAGCCGGCGACTCAGCCGGCGGAGGGCTGGCACTGGCACTGCTGGTGGCCCTGCGTGATGCGGGTGATGCGCTGCCGGCCGCTGCCATCGGCCTCTCGCCCTGGACCGATCTGCTCCTGCCGGTCGGTACGCTGCGGCGGGTGTGCCAGGAGGAAAGCCAGGTGCTGGAAGCCCTGGAAATCCGGGGCTGGGGGCCACTTTACGCCGCCGAAACTTCTCTGGCGCACCCGCTGGTATCGCCAGTGCAGGCCGATTTGCGCGGGTTGCCGCCATTACTGATTCAGATTTCTGACGCCGAGGTGCTGGGAGAAGATGTGCAGCATTTTGCCGCCAAAGCCCGCGCCGCCGGCACGCCCGTTACACTGCAGGTATTTGAGGGTTTGGTGCACTGGTGGCATTTGTTCTGGCGTTTCCTGCCTGAAGCTCGTACCGCCCTTGATCAGGTAGCCGCTTTCACGCACCAGGTTTGGTCTGACAAGACTAGTATAGCCGCGAAGCAAGCCGCCTGA
- a CDS encoding KGG domain-containing protein, with the protein MNTKSATRPTTPETPVAKRPRGFAAMDAATQRRIASEGGRASHLSGRGHRFTSEEARAAGRKGGQASRGRDNTQGNVAE; encoded by the coding sequence ATGAATACGAAATCTGCCACCCGCCCCACCACTCCTGAAACACCTGTAGCCAAGCGTCCGCGTGGCTTTGCAGCTATGGATGCCGCCACCCAGCGCCGCATTGCCAGTGAAGGGGGCCGTGCCTCGCACCTAAGCGGGCGTGGACACCGCTTTACCTCAGAAGAGGCCCGCGCGGCCGGCCGCAAGGGTGGCCAAGCCAGCCGTGGGCGCGACAACACTCAGGGCAACGTTGCAGAATAA
- a CDS encoding lysophospholipid acyltransferase family protein — translation MAHPPAALPQPSPAILANQHIYSDYFDEHFVETLDRNILQLLDRVWFRSKLVGFENYPQRNNPERPLIFASNHSGMAFPWDAMVALSHLWRVLPDLRDLPRPLSAPMLSQSALMNPFQVQDFWKRCGCVDATTLNFETMMYYNDHNLMLYPEGVPGIGKGFNNKYRLQRLATSTVRMGILHRTDIIPFYTINGEYLNPYTYSWDWVNRLSKKIGIPFIPMGPVILLVLLQPWFFYMAFPAKLTFVLGSRIKPYELTNKTTDELTRPEYEDLSNQVRARMQAEMDAAVQQYGQQPYQWKELWQRIKENWRYFPFFLPWAWPALFREFERQYMRHGRRDFDLDLRSPGAYWRMLWRNPFTLTFFIPVVGWIPIAIRGYKGHRITK, via the coding sequence ATGGCTCATCCTCCCGCTGCGCTGCCTCAGCCATCTCCCGCTATTCTGGCGAACCAGCATATTTACAGTGATTATTTCGATGAACACTTCGTTGAAACGCTTGACCGGAACATTCTGCAGCTGCTGGATCGGGTGTGGTTCCGGTCGAAGTTGGTTGGCTTCGAAAACTATCCGCAGCGCAACAACCCCGAGCGGCCGCTGATTTTTGCCTCCAACCACTCGGGTATGGCCTTTCCCTGGGACGCTATGGTGGCCCTCTCGCACCTATGGCGCGTGCTGCCCGACCTGCGCGACCTGCCCCGGCCCTTGTCGGCTCCCATGCTCTCCCAGTCGGCCCTGATGAACCCGTTTCAGGTGCAGGATTTCTGGAAACGCTGCGGTTGTGTGGATGCCACCACGCTCAACTTCGAGACGATGATGTATTACAACGACCACAACCTGATGCTGTACCCCGAAGGTGTACCAGGCATCGGCAAGGGGTTCAACAACAAGTACCGGCTGCAGCGGCTAGCTACCAGCACCGTACGGATGGGCATCCTGCACCGCACCGATATCATCCCGTTTTACACCATCAACGGCGAGTACCTCAACCCCTATACCTACAGCTGGGACTGGGTAAACCGGCTGAGCAAGAAAATCGGGATTCCGTTTATTCCAATGGGCCCCGTGATTCTGCTGGTGCTGCTGCAGCCCTGGTTTTTTTACATGGCTTTTCCGGCCAAGCTGACCTTCGTACTAGGCTCCCGCATCAAGCCCTACGAGCTAACCAACAAGACCACCGATGAGCTGACCCGGCCCGAGTACGAGGACCTCTCGAACCAGGTACGCGCCCGCATGCAAGCGGAAATGGACGCTGCTGTGCAGCAGTACGGCCAGCAACCCTATCAGTGGAAAGAGCTGTGGCAGCGCATTAAGGAAAACTGGCGATACTTCCCGTTTTTCCTGCCTTGGGCCTGGCCTGCGCTGTTCCGCGAGTTTGAGCGGCAGTACATGCGCCACGGCCGGCGCGACTTCGACCTGGATTTGCGCAGCCCCGGCGCATACTGGCGCATGTTGTGGCGCAACCCCTTTACCCTCACCTTCTTTATTCCCGTAGTAGGTTGGATTCCCATTGCCATCCGGGGGTACAAGGGCCACCGGATTACTAAGTGA
- a CDS encoding aspartyl protease family protein: MLLRICALLLFSGRGRAGWFGVLLLFASAGIAQAQPAAFRFEKVQMRKTRIPFLIQRNLIVVETWLNGRGPYNFLLDTGIGTSLITDPHLGQELDLPMEGRFLVAGAGEERPLEAFQIPGVAVRLLGGVEAPKLPFLILSDDVLNLSGYVGMPIHGLLGSDVFRSFVVEIDPERQLLLMHEPTHYRPPRGGRWARLPLDMEGRKAYLTLPVQVDATSTLPMKLVLDTGAGHALSLETTSDTRLQLPATRLRTPLGRGLNGNINGYLARVPALQLGRYRMPSLLTSFPDAADVALRAEVPRNGNLGFELLKRFRVIIDYQHNVLLLRPNLMFREPFEHDMCGFDILATGANYRQFKVLRVEPDSPADRAGLQAGEEILSINLIPAEFFTLNQFSRMLHSEDGRQLLFVVRRTDGELYTATVRLKRQI; the protein is encoded by the coding sequence ATGTTACTGCGAATCTGTGCACTACTGCTGTTCTCGGGCCGCGGCCGGGCGGGGTGGTTTGGTGTGTTGCTGTTGTTTGCAAGTGCGGGTATTGCCCAGGCCCAGCCAGCCGCTTTCCGGTTTGAAAAAGTGCAGATGCGCAAGACCCGGATTCCTTTCCTGATTCAGCGTAACTTGATTGTGGTGGAAACCTGGCTGAACGGACGAGGGCCCTACAATTTTCTGCTGGATACCGGCATTGGTACTTCCCTCATTACCGACCCTCACTTGGGGCAGGAGCTTGATTTACCTATGGAAGGCCGCTTCCTGGTTGCCGGGGCCGGGGAAGAACGCCCGCTGGAAGCCTTCCAGATACCAGGCGTGGCTGTGCGCCTGTTGGGCGGAGTAGAAGCTCCCAAACTGCCCTTCCTGATTTTATCCGATGATGTGCTGAATCTTTCCGGCTACGTTGGTATGCCTATCCACGGGCTGCTGGGTTCCGACGTATTCCGCAGCTTTGTGGTGGAAATTGATCCGGAACGGCAACTGCTGCTTATGCACGAGCCAACGCACTATCGACCTCCCCGGGGAGGGCGCTGGGCCCGGCTGCCGCTGGATATGGAAGGCCGCAAAGCGTACCTGACGCTGCCGGTGCAGGTAGATGCCACCAGTACGCTGCCTATGAAGCTGGTGCTGGATACCGGCGCGGGGCATGCCCTCTCCCTCGAAACTACCTCCGATACCCGCCTACAGCTGCCAGCCACCCGCCTCCGGACGCCCCTGGGGCGGGGCCTCAACGGCAATATCAACGGCTACCTTGCCCGGGTGCCCGCGTTGCAGCTGGGGCGCTACCGGATGCCTTCTCTGCTTACCTCTTTCCCGGACGCTGCCGATGTAGCCCTGCGGGCCGAAGTGCCACGTAACGGCAACCTGGGCTTTGAATTGCTGAAACGCTTTCGGGTGATTATTGATTACCAGCACAACGTGCTGCTGCTGCGCCCGAATCTGATGTTCCGGGAGCCGTTTGAACACGATATGTGCGGTTTCGATATCTTGGCCACGGGTGCCAACTACCGCCAGTTTAAAGTGCTGCGCGTGGAGCCCGACAGCCCTGCTGACCGCGCCGGCCTTCAGGCAGGTGAGGAAATTCTGTCGATCAACCTTATTCCGGCTGAGTTTTTTACGCTGAACCAGTTCAGTCGGATGCTGCATTCAGAGGATGGCCGGCAGCTGCTGTTCGTGGTGCGGCGTACCGATGGGGAGCTGTACACAGCCACCGTGCGCCTGAAGCGCCAGATATAG
- a CDS encoding ABC1 kinase family protein codes for MFKNTISNLTRIRQVAEVLIRYGFEDVVTSTALRRLVPQSRRRSWQEGEQAVFETTRWQRIRMIIEELGPTFIKLAQALSNRADLLPQPLIDEFEKLQSNVPPFPVAQARRIIEQELGRPLEEVFSEFEEVPLGSASIGQVHGARLLTGEKVVVKVQRPDVQEKVRTDLSLLHELVRLTAPFLRRQGLSNPQDIVDAFERSMTKELDYTSEARSMEQFRKLYEDYDSFYIPQPYRELSTNRILVIEFVSGCKITDKPQLLEWGLSPEKVAETGMDIYLTQIFEFGAFHADPHPGNVLVRPDGTLVLIDFGMVGRLSKQQKYAFAGVFIGMARQDARSMALNFRRLALTSEIPDMRAFEADLSQLIEDFALLDVKEMSMSDLADALQNIIYRYKLQVPGSVFLILRALVILEGIGKVLHPRFNTFEFVRPYGARIIGEQYSRENIQNEALYTGTQLLALLQTLPSDVRQIMRKISRGDLRVRVELSGYQLLMRKADQLVSRGILAAVAVAVIVFAGLSLLGQYPATMPFYRGLPVVTWYSLGLAAFLLLILFILGTKNERRRE; via the coding sequence ATGTTTAAGAACACCATATCCAACCTCACGCGCATCCGGCAGGTAGCCGAGGTGCTGATTCGTTACGGCTTCGAGGACGTAGTGACCAGCACGGCATTGCGGCGGCTGGTGCCGCAGAGTCGGCGCCGCTCATGGCAGGAGGGGGAGCAGGCGGTGTTCGAAACCACGCGCTGGCAACGGATTCGGATGATTATTGAGGAGTTGGGACCCACCTTCATTAAGCTGGCTCAGGCCTTGAGCAACCGCGCCGACCTGTTGCCGCAGCCGCTCATTGATGAGTTTGAGAAGCTGCAAAGCAACGTGCCGCCGTTTCCGGTGGCGCAGGCCCGGCGCATTATCGAGCAGGAGCTGGGCCGGCCGTTGGAGGAGGTGTTCAGCGAGTTTGAGGAGGTGCCGCTGGGCTCCGCCAGTATCGGGCAGGTGCACGGGGCACGCCTGCTCACGGGCGAGAAAGTGGTGGTGAAAGTACAGCGTCCCGATGTGCAGGAAAAAGTGCGCACCGACTTGAGCCTGCTACATGAGCTGGTGCGCCTGACCGCTCCTTTTCTGCGCCGCCAGGGCCTAAGCAACCCCCAAGACATTGTGGATGCCTTCGAGCGGAGCATGACTAAGGAGCTGGACTATACCTCCGAGGCCCGCAGTATGGAGCAGTTTCGCAAGCTCTATGAGGACTACGACTCATTCTATATTCCGCAGCCGTACCGGGAGCTGAGCACCAACCGCATCTTGGTGATTGAGTTCGTAAGTGGCTGCAAGATTACGGATAAGCCGCAGCTGCTAGAATGGGGCCTGAGCCCGGAGAAAGTGGCCGAAACCGGCATGGATATCTACCTGACCCAGATTTTCGAGTTTGGGGCTTTCCACGCCGACCCGCACCCCGGCAACGTGCTGGTGCGCCCCGACGGCACGCTGGTGCTCATTGATTTCGGGATGGTGGGCCGCCTCAGCAAGCAGCAGAAGTACGCCTTTGCGGGCGTGTTCATTGGCATGGCCCGGCAAGATGCGCGCAGCATGGCCCTGAACTTCCGCCGGCTGGCCCTTACCTCCGAAATACCGGATATGCGCGCCTTCGAAGCCGACCTCAGCCAGCTGATTGAGGATTTCGCCTTGCTCGACGTGAAGGAAATGAGCATGTCGGACCTGGCTGATGCGCTCCAGAACATCATCTACCGCTACAAGTTGCAGGTGCCGGGCTCGGTATTCCTGATTTTGCGGGCGCTGGTGATTCTGGAAGGTATTGGGAAGGTGCTGCACCCGCGTTTCAACACGTTCGAGTTCGTGCGGCCTTACGGGGCGCGCATTATTGGGGAGCAGTACTCGCGGGAAAATATTCAGAACGAGGCACTCTACACCGGCACCCAGCTGCTGGCCCTGCTGCAAACCCTGCCCAGCGACGTGCGCCAGATCATGCGCAAAATCTCGCGCGGTGATTTACGAGTGCGCGTGGAGCTAAGCGGCTATCAGCTCCTTATGCGCAAAGCCGACCAGTTAGTGAGTCGGGGTATTCTGGCGGCGGTGGCGGTGGCCGTTATTGTGTTTGCGGGTCTGAGCCTACTGGGGCAATATCCGGCCACCATGCCCTTCTACCGGGGCCTGCCGGTGGTAACGTGGTATAGCCTGGGCCTCGCCGCGTTTCTGCTGCTGATTTTGTTTATTCTGGGTACCAAGAACGAGCGGCGGCGGGAGTAA
- a CDS encoding phasin family protein — protein MEDLFKKFVNAGVGFVSLTNDRVQKSIDALVKESKLSEQEGAKIMDDLKKNTDTKRKELEKQAQGLAARLLKTVGVAPNADVEELKRTVKGAKSSASAAAPTKKSPASKPAATAKAAATGTASKAAGAVKTAAVKTSTAASKTQKTAAGKAGAAKKEANGTATAESNT, from the coding sequence ATGGAAGATTTGTTTAAGAAATTCGTAAACGCCGGTGTCGGCTTCGTGTCACTTACCAACGACCGGGTGCAGAAAAGCATTGATGCGCTGGTGAAAGAGAGCAAGCTTTCGGAGCAGGAAGGAGCCAAAATCATGGACGACCTGAAAAAGAACACGGATACCAAGCGCAAAGAGTTGGAAAAGCAGGCACAGGGCCTGGCCGCCCGGCTGCTCAAAACCGTGGGCGTAGCGCCAAATGCCGATGTGGAAGAGCTTAAGCGCACTGTAAAAGGTGCAAAGTCGTCGGCTTCTGCGGCTGCTCCCACTAAGAAGTCTCCAGCTTCCAAGCCTGCTGCTACAGCCAAAGCGGCAGCTACCGGAACGGCTAGCAAAGCGGCCGGTGCCGTAAAAACGGCGGCTGTCAAAACTAGCACTGCTGCCAGCAAAACTCAAAAAACGGCGGCCGGTAAAGCCGGTGCGGCCAAAAAAGAAGCCAACGGTACCGCTACGGCGGAAAGCAACACGTAA
- the egtB gene encoding ergothioneine biosynthesis protein EgtB: protein MSLAPAAVSVSASAISSPVLRFQAVRQQSEALCRPLLPEDTVVQPVIDVSPPKWHLAHTTWFWETFLLREYLPGYQVFHPDYAFLFNSYYNSLGSRVNRADRGTLSRPALAEVYQYRQHIDEHMQLLLALADTLPAACWEVFELGLQHEQQHQELLATDIKYILSTSPLAPAYQMASAPTPAHLAPPMAWLPVPGGVYRIGFEEEGFCFDNEQAPHDTYVADFELQNRLVTNAEYLEFMEAGGYRDFRYWLGEGWDLVQQQTWEAPLYWVLHHGRWHRFTHHGLQPVNMAAPVTHISFYEADAYANWRGHRLPTEQEWEIAARHFGATAAGGTFLESGLFDPQPLPADASADQCHQLLGDAWEWTYSAYHPYPGYQRAAGALGEYNGKFMVNQLVLRGGSCATPESHIRLTYRNFFQADKRWQFTGIRLAR, encoded by the coding sequence ATGTCACTCGCTCCTGCTGCCGTTTCGGTATCTGCTTCCGCTATTTCTTCGCCCGTTCTCCGCTTTCAGGCTGTTCGTCAGCAGTCGGAGGCCCTGTGCCGCCCGCTCCTGCCCGAAGACACGGTAGTGCAACCCGTTATTGATGTGAGCCCCCCAAAGTGGCATCTGGCTCATACCACATGGTTCTGGGAAACCTTTTTGTTGCGCGAATATCTGCCCGGCTATCAGGTTTTTCATCCCGACTACGCCTTTCTGTTCAACTCCTACTACAACTCCCTAGGCTCCCGCGTGAACCGCGCCGACCGAGGTACTCTCTCCCGCCCCGCGCTGGCGGAAGTTTACCAGTACCGGCAGCACATAGATGAGCACATGCAGCTGCTGCTGGCGCTTGCCGATACCCTGCCAGCCGCCTGCTGGGAGGTATTTGAGCTGGGCCTGCAGCATGAGCAGCAGCATCAAGAGCTGCTGGCCACCGACATCAAATACATTCTGAGCACCAGCCCCCTGGCCCCGGCCTACCAAATGGCTTCGGCTCCTACGCCCGCCCATCTGGCGCCGCCGATGGCGTGGCTGCCGGTGCCCGGCGGCGTATACCGCATCGGCTTTGAAGAGGAAGGTTTCTGCTTCGACAACGAACAGGCCCCGCACGATACTTACGTGGCCGATTTTGAGCTACAGAACCGTTTGGTCACTAACGCTGAGTACCTGGAATTCATGGAGGCAGGCGGCTACCGGGACTTCCGGTACTGGCTGGGTGAAGGCTGGGATTTGGTGCAGCAGCAAACCTGGGAAGCCCCGCTCTACTGGGTGTTGCACCACGGCCGCTGGCACCGCTTCACGCACCACGGCCTGCAGCCCGTGAACATGGCTGCCCCCGTCACCCACATCAGCTTTTACGAGGCCGATGCCTACGCCAACTGGCGTGGTCACCGCCTGCCTACCGAGCAGGAATGGGAAATTGCCGCCCGCCATTTTGGGGCCACTGCAGCCGGTGGCACGTTTCTGGAAAGCGGCCTCTTCGACCCGCAGCCGCTACCCGCCGACGCCTCCGCCGACCAGTGTCACCAATTGCTGGGCGACGCCTGGGAATGGACGTACTCGGCCTACCACCCTTACCCCGGCTACCAGCGCGCCGCCGGTGCGCTGGGCGAGTACAATGGCAAGTTCATGGTGAACCAATTGGTGCTGCGCGGCGGCTCCTGCGCTACTCCTGAAAGTCACATCCGCCTTACTTACCGCAACTTCTTCCAGGCCGATAAACGCTGGCAGTTCACCGGCATCCGGCTGGCGCGGTAG
- a CDS encoding reprolysin-like metallopeptidase, with the protein MLGHPAGPVLIEPVDAAQGTYTSKAAGRPAQSWACELRVLAGKQPAVSTRNQAAAFGGTLLTYRLALACTGEYATAVTTSATPAVAATKTNVLAAMATAVNRVTGIYERELAIRLVLIDGNDRLIYLTPATDPYTNDDGGVLLDENQTNVDAVIGSANYDIGHVFSTGGGGVATLQAVCDVNIKAWGVTGLPRPVGDAFYVDYVAHEIGHQFGGNHTFNSVTGGCNGNRNRQTAMEPGSGTTIMAYAGICGTDNIQSSSGPYFHAISQDEIRSYVLDTRPNYGGACPVSTSTGNAAPVVTAGPGYTIPQGTPFFLVGSATDANGDALTYSWEQLNQSSQGGAPAAAATSTTAPLFRAFAPAAVPTRTFPRLSDILGSMATLGEVLPTVARALTFRLTARDNRAGGGGVGSATTTITTTAAGPFLVTAANSALAQPPLSSFTVTWSVNNTDVAPIGAVNVRITFSADGGQTFPYVLAASTANDGSQQIIFPNVLTATGRLRVQAVNNVFFDINNADITLSGPLPVTLTRFAATARGTTALLRWATAQELHNAGFEVQLQGPHDPEFRKVAFVAGRGTTSQSQTYELELPNLAPGPWYVRLQQLDEADSGANGSFSAVQSFVIEPQPMRVSFWPNPLVAGTGTASVYLPDAGPVQITLYDLLGRPVCTLPTVQAAAGLTDIPLPLPALPDGLYAWRLTAGRRPPMQGRVMLTS; encoded by the coding sequence TTGTTGGGACACCCGGCCGGCCCGGTGCTAATAGAGCCAGTAGACGCGGCCCAAGGCACTTATACCAGCAAAGCCGCCGGGCGTCCGGCGCAGTCCTGGGCCTGTGAACTGCGGGTACTGGCTGGCAAGCAGCCAGCAGTGTCCACCCGCAACCAAGCCGCAGCCTTTGGCGGCACCTTACTCACCTACCGCCTGGCGCTGGCGTGTACGGGGGAGTATGCCACGGCCGTAACCACAAGTGCTACTCCGGCAGTGGCCGCTACTAAAACCAACGTGCTGGCGGCTATGGCAACTGCTGTAAACCGGGTGACGGGTATCTACGAAAGGGAGCTGGCCATCCGGCTGGTGCTTATTGACGGTAATGACCGGCTGATTTACCTCACGCCGGCCACCGACCCCTACACCAATGATGATGGTGGGGTACTGCTCGATGAAAATCAAACGAACGTAGATGCGGTAATCGGCTCCGCGAACTATGATATCGGGCACGTATTCAGTACAGGCGGCGGCGGCGTTGCAACTCTGCAGGCAGTATGTGATGTCAATATAAAAGCCTGGGGAGTAACCGGCTTGCCCCGCCCCGTTGGCGATGCGTTTTACGTGGATTACGTGGCGCATGAAATCGGGCATCAGTTTGGGGGCAACCACACGTTTAACAGTGTGACGGGCGGCTGCAATGGGAACCGGAACCGCCAAACGGCCATGGAACCCGGCAGCGGTACTACCATTATGGCGTATGCCGGCATCTGTGGGACCGATAATATTCAGTCCAGCTCCGGCCCGTATTTTCATGCCATCAGCCAGGACGAAATCCGGAGCTATGTGCTTGATACCCGCCCTAATTACGGCGGGGCCTGCCCGGTTTCCACCAGCACCGGCAACGCCGCCCCGGTCGTTACGGCTGGGCCGGGCTATACCATTCCCCAGGGCACCCCGTTTTTCTTGGTGGGCTCGGCTACCGATGCCAACGGCGACGCACTGACGTACAGTTGGGAGCAGCTGAACCAGAGCAGCCAGGGCGGAGCACCGGCCGCCGCTGCCACCAGCACAACGGCCCCGCTGTTCCGGGCTTTTGCACCGGCTGCCGTGCCTACTCGCACGTTTCCCCGTCTCAGCGACATTCTCGGCAGTATGGCCACGCTTGGGGAAGTGCTGCCTACCGTGGCCCGCGCCCTCACCTTCCGCCTGACGGCCCGCGACAACCGGGCAGGCGGTGGCGGCGTAGGCTCGGCCACTACTACAATTACGACCACGGCGGCCGGTCCGTTTCTGGTTACTGCCGCCAACTCCGCCCTTGCCCAGCCGCCGCTCAGTTCGTTTACGGTGACCTGGAGCGTAAACAATACCGACGTTGCGCCTATCGGAGCGGTCAACGTGCGCATTACCTTTTCTGCCGATGGTGGCCAGACGTTCCCGTATGTGCTGGCGGCCAGTACTGCCAACGACGGCAGCCAGCAGATTATCTTTCCCAATGTGCTTACGGCCACCGGCCGCTTGCGGGTACAGGCGGTGAACAACGTATTTTTTGACATCAATAACGCCGATATTACCCTGAGCGGCCCTTTACCGGTTACGCTCACCCGCTTTGCAGCTACTGCCCGAGGCACCACGGCGCTGCTGCGTTGGGCAACGGCCCAGGAGCTGCACAATGCCGGTTTCGAGGTGCAGCTGCAGGGTCCTCACGACCCGGAATTCCGCAAGGTGGCCTTCGTAGCCGGCCGGGGGACCACCAGCCAAAGCCAGACGTACGAACTGGAACTCCCGAATCTGGCACCCGGCCCCTGGTACGTGCGGCTGCAGCAACTGGATGAAGCAGATTCCGGGGCCAATGGCAGCTTCAGTGCTGTACAGTCCTTTGTAATTGAGCCCCAACCGATGCGCGTCAGCTTCTGGCCTAACCCGCTGGTGGCGGGAACCGGCACGGCCAGCGTATATCTTCCAGATGCAGGCCCCGTACAGATAACGCTGTATGATTTGCTGGGGCGGCCTGTATGTACCCTGCCTACCGTGCAGGCAGCGGCCGGCCTCACCGATATTCCGTTACCTCTTCCGGCGCTGCCGGACGGTCTTTACGCGTGGCGGCTTACCGCAGGCAGGCGGCCACCCATGCAGGGCAGAGTGATGCTCACTTCCTGA
- a CDS encoding o-succinylbenzoate synthase, giving the protein MLQLRHSHRVLRFNFPARTSRGALTEHTAYYLHLYDTNQPEVTGIGEAAPLAGLSPDHRPDFAPTLEGFVREFNRRQLRNLLPGEAAELVGPEWPALRFALETATLDWQNGGRRVLYDNAFSRGEAGLPINGLVWMGDAAFMRQQIEKKLTEGYSCLKLKIGGLDFAAELEILREIRAVAGPGQLTLRVDANGAFSPHEALPKLEQLARFHLHSIEQPIGAGQWHAMAEICRHSPVPVALDEELIGLTEPAQQQELLDLIRPAYLILKPTLLGGLRASLNWVAQAETRQIGWWLTSALESNIGLNAVSQLAGSYATPGFPQGLGTGQLYHNNLAAPLHIRAGQLHYSPTGSLEEPV; this is encoded by the coding sequence ATGCTCCAGCTGCGTCATTCCCACCGTGTTCTGCGCTTCAATTTTCCGGCTCGTACCTCTCGCGGGGCTCTCACGGAGCATACAGCGTACTATCTGCACCTGTATGACACCAACCAGCCGGAAGTAACGGGCATTGGCGAAGCCGCTCCGCTGGCCGGTCTCAGCCCCGACCACCGCCCCGATTTCGCCCCTACACTGGAAGGGTTTGTGCGGGAATTCAACCGTCGGCAGCTGCGCAACCTATTGCCCGGAGAAGCCGCCGAGCTGGTTGGCCCCGAGTGGCCGGCCCTGCGCTTTGCTCTCGAAACGGCTACCCTTGACTGGCAGAATGGCGGCCGGCGCGTGCTCTATGATAACGCCTTCAGTCGGGGAGAGGCCGGGCTGCCTATCAACGGGCTGGTGTGGATGGGCGACGCAGCCTTCATGCGCCAGCAGATTGAGAAGAAGCTAACGGAAGGCTACAGCTGTCTCAAACTCAAAATCGGGGGGCTGGATTTCGCCGCCGAGCTGGAAATCCTGCGGGAAATCAGAGCCGTGGCTGGTCCCGGGCAGCTTACGCTGCGCGTAGATGCCAATGGCGCGTTCAGCCCCCACGAGGCCCTGCCGAAACTGGAGCAACTGGCCCGCTTCCACCTGCACTCCATCGAGCAGCCCATTGGGGCGGGACAGTGGCATGCTATGGCCGAAATCTGCCGCCACTCGCCCGTGCCCGTTGCCCTGGATGAGGAGCTGATTGGCCTAACCGAGCCTGCGCAGCAGCAGGAGCTGCTGGACCTGATCCGACCGGCTTACCTGATCCTGAAGCCTACTTTGTTGGGTGGGCTGCGGGCTAGCCTGAACTGGGTAGCGCAGGCCGAAACCCGGCAGATTGGCTGGTGGCTTACCTCCGCGCTGGAGTCCAACATCGGGCTGAACGCGGTTAGCCAGCTGGCGGGCTCCTACGCTACGCCCGGTTTTCCGCAGGGGCTGGGCACCGGTCAGCTGTACCACAACAACCTAGCCGCGCCGCTGCACATCCGCGCCGGGCAGTTGCATTATAGCCCCACCGGCAGCTTGGAGGAGCCGGTGTAA